Proteins from a genomic interval of Salinarchaeum sp. Harcht-Bsk1:
- a CDS encoding SHOCT domain-containing protein has translation MSDHNGRSRLTVARLVGIALIGVLVVTAMSAPAAAHSGDDGDHHHDGLMGTHDGMGGWMDGGTGFLWMLLGTLVLVGIPVAFLYLLANGGSGRSDSTDGDALAVLRRRYAQGEIDEEEFEARRSRLRDDA, from the coding sequence ATGAGCGACCACAACGGCAGATCCCGTCTGACCGTCGCCAGACTCGTGGGTATCGCCCTGATCGGCGTCCTCGTCGTAACGGCGATGAGTGCCCCTGCAGCAGCCCACAGCGGGGACGATGGCGACCATCACCACGACGGCCTGATGGGCACCCACGACGGGATGGGCGGGTGGATGGACGGTGGGACCGGATTCCTGTGGATGCTGCTCGGCACGCTCGTGCTGGTCGGCATCCCAGTCGCGTTCCTGTATCTGCTGGCCAACGGTGGCAGCGGTCGTAGCGACTCGACGGATGGCGATGCGCTCGCGGTCCTCCGTCGACGCTACGCACAGGGTGAGATCGACGAGGAGGAGTTCGAGGCCCGACGAAGCAGGTTGCGAGACGACGCCTGA
- a CDS encoding class I SAM-dependent methyltransferase: MSTVAPFEEHTDRYDGWFEDHEHAYRSELAALDRLVPATGHGVEIGVGTGRFAAPLGIQVGLDPSRKMLERARERGIDVVQGVAEALPFANGTFDTALLVTTICFVDDVAQTFSEAARILDPDGALVIGFIDANSPVGRIYREKQEQNPFYRDATFVTTAELVEALRTAGFGDLTFVQTIYEWPGEIDEPEPVESGYGEGSFVGIEATL; encoded by the coding sequence ATGTCGACGGTAGCGCCGTTCGAGGAACACACCGACCGGTACGACGGGTGGTTCGAGGACCACGAGCACGCCTACCGATCCGAACTCGCGGCCCTCGATCGCCTCGTTCCCGCGACGGGCCACGGAGTCGAGATCGGCGTCGGGACCGGCCGCTTCGCCGCACCACTCGGGATCCAGGTCGGCCTCGACCCGTCCCGGAAGATGCTCGAGCGGGCACGGGAGCGCGGGATCGACGTCGTCCAGGGCGTCGCCGAGGCGCTTCCGTTCGCGAACGGTACGTTCGATACGGCGCTGCTCGTCACGACGATCTGTTTCGTCGACGACGTCGCACAGACCTTCTCGGAAGCCGCACGGATCCTGGACCCCGACGGCGCGCTCGTGATCGGGTTCATCGACGCGAACAGTCCCGTGGGCCGGATCTATCGGGAGAAGCAGGAGCAGAATCCGTTCTACCGAGACGCGACGTTCGTCACGACAGCGGAACTCGTCGAGGCGCTCCGGACGGCCGGGTTCGGCGACCTGACGTTCGTCCAGACGATCTACGAGTGGCCCGGAGAGATCGACGAACCCGAACCCGTCGAGTCGGGCTACGGCGAGGGCTCCTTCGTCGGGATCGAAGCGACGCTGTAA
- a CDS encoding DUF2391 family protein gives MARFRPRRRFRIADSAQQVVGGFLLAGPFVVTEEVWTLATNMNAIQALVTVAIVFSIGYAALYKAAGRDSEDDVDVAGVPVRFVSLMIVSYGSVAVLALTFGAPETFLAEHGDVERAYITVKAIGVGAIFSVVGAATADSVF, from the coding sequence ATGGCGCGGTTTCGACCCCGGCGACGGTTCCGGATCGCGGACTCCGCCCAGCAAGTCGTGGGCGGGTTCCTCCTCGCTGGGCCCTTCGTCGTGACCGAAGAGGTCTGGACCCTCGCGACGAACATGAACGCGATCCAGGCGCTCGTCACCGTCGCGATCGTCTTCTCGATCGGCTACGCCGCCCTCTACAAGGCTGCAGGCCGTGACTCCGAGGACGACGTCGACGTCGCCGGCGTGCCGGTCCGGTTCGTCTCGTTGATGATCGTTTCTTACGGTTCCGTCGCCGTGCTCGCCCTCACGTTCGGGGCGCCGGAGACGTTCCTCGCGGAGCACGGCGACGTCGAGCGGGCCTACATTACGGTGAAAGCGATCGGCGTCGGTGCGATCTTCAGCGTCGTCGGTGCCGCGACCGCCGACTCCGTCTTCTGA
- a CDS encoding DUF5786 family protein yields MGFGSYDESEQSDRDHDTDDDQAVSVHEHDHDGEVSFENDSPTSDLVDRLSEMGDDEE; encoded by the coding sequence ATGGGTTTTGGAAGCTACGACGAGTCCGAGCAATCCGACCGTGATCACGATACCGACGACGATCAGGCCGTCTCGGTGCACGAGCACGACCACGACGGCGAGGTCTCCTTCGAGAACGACTCACCGACGAGTGACCTCGTCGATCGCCTCTCGGAGATGGGCGACGACGAGGAGTAA
- a CDS encoding iron-sulfur cluster assembly accessory protein codes for MSTDAATGGRVDVTDDAVEQALSLLNSEEMDPDESGLRLFVQQGGCAGLSYGMRFEDEPDEDDHVTDHDGLRVFVDPASLDYLEGSVLDFESGLQAEGFHVENPNVVSECGCGESFRT; via the coding sequence ATGAGCACGGACGCCGCAACCGGGGGGCGCGTCGACGTCACGGACGACGCGGTCGAGCAGGCGCTCTCCTTGCTGAACTCCGAGGAGATGGATCCCGACGAGTCGGGCCTGCGACTGTTCGTCCAGCAAGGCGGGTGCGCCGGACTCTCCTACGGCATGCGCTTCGAGGACGAACCGGACGAGGACGATCATGTCACCGATCACGACGGCCTCCGCGTCTTCGTCGATCCCGCGTCGCTGGATTACCTCGAAGGAAGCGTCCTCGACTTCGAGTCGGGACTGCAGGCCGAGGGGTTCCACGTCGAGAACCCAAACGTCGTCAGCGAGTGTGGCTGCGGCGAGAGCTTCCGGACGTAG
- a CDS encoding type II secretion system F family protein, whose protein sequence is MIGTATVPASVVSLVGVRPFIPLIALRPFIPLAIAGLLALPILLAIGIDRVDRVLRRISVVAFGSYVDRSERKKASRQHRLRAAQFPTTYRAYASTTILYSMVGALVGGILGLYVVWGALKILAIDQERMRALLPTALAPLSNFAGLGTLTPMELLTVMLASGLTFGLLAGLLTYVFRWWWPGHVAATRMRSIEATMPQAIAFMYALSRSGMSFTKVLSIMAAHRRIYGATAAEVDVAVRQMDLFGRDMITAIQRMGRRTPSEQFQEFAENLASVLQSGRNLAGFLDDQYDDFQEEAEAQQEQLLNLISTLAEAYVTVLVAGPLFLITILVIIGIAGANTLTPLQVFVYFLIPIGNLGFILYLDTVTARFGRGERIESLPAVATGLHDIRRATGDGSSTRGPTAGELGAGGAGTGTSTAAGGRDARTDGGYAGDADRQRANLERLAVHRRIEWLRDRIGAPGRTVVQRPITLLYVTVPIAVFGTLFRLATAGQLTVDVVDDMFIQATLFVVATFAMVFEIHRRRIETIEAAVPDFLDRLASVNEAGLSMIDSIGRVRASDLGALGPEVDRIWADIQWGSDIERALKRFERRVRTRTISRVVALITNAMNASGDVSRVLRIAAAQAKADRRLKRQRKQEMLAYVVVVYVSFGVFLVIIAALDAVLIPNLPEQAITPGGGNPNQPSVTPGMGQLEGLGTIDAEAYTLLFFHTALLQALLSGIVAGQMSSGDIRDGAKHAAILMSVAYMAFLVI, encoded by the coding sequence ATGATCGGCACCGCGACGGTACCGGCGTCGGTCGTCTCGCTCGTCGGGGTGCGTCCGTTCATCCCGCTGATCGCACTTCGACCGTTCATCCCGCTGGCGATAGCCGGGCTCCTCGCCCTCCCGATCTTGCTCGCGATCGGGATCGATCGGGTCGATCGCGTGCTCCGGCGGATCTCCGTCGTGGCCTTCGGCAGCTACGTCGATCGGAGCGAGCGCAAGAAGGCGTCGCGCCAGCACCGGCTCCGCGCGGCACAGTTCCCGACCACCTATCGCGCCTACGCCTCCACGACGATCCTCTACTCGATGGTCGGCGCGCTGGTCGGCGGCATCCTCGGCCTCTACGTCGTCTGGGGCGCCCTCAAGATTCTCGCGATCGACCAGGAACGGATGCGAGCGCTCTTGCCGACGGCGCTGGCACCGCTGTCGAACTTCGCGGGCCTGGGGACGTTGACCCCGATGGAGTTGCTAACCGTGATGCTCGCGAGCGGGCTCACGTTCGGGCTCCTGGCCGGCCTCCTGACGTACGTCTTCCGCTGGTGGTGGCCCGGACACGTCGCGGCGACCCGGATGCGCTCGATCGAGGCGACGATGCCCCAGGCGATCGCGTTCATGTACGCACTCTCACGGTCCGGGATGTCGTTCACGAAGGTTCTCTCGATTATGGCTGCCCACCGGCGAATCTACGGGGCGACAGCCGCGGAAGTCGACGTCGCCGTCCGGCAGATGGACCTCTTCGGCAGGGACATGATCACCGCGATCCAGCGGATGGGCCGGCGCACGCCGAGCGAGCAGTTCCAGGAGTTCGCCGAGAACCTGGCCTCCGTCCTCCAGAGCGGCCGGAACCTCGCCGGCTTCCTCGACGATCAGTACGACGACTTCCAGGAGGAGGCCGAGGCCCAGCAGGAACAGCTACTCAACCTCATCTCCACGCTGGCGGAAGCCTACGTAACCGTCCTCGTCGCCGGTCCACTGTTTCTCATCACGATCCTGGTGATCATCGGAATCGCCGGCGCGAACACGCTCACGCCGCTCCAGGTGTTCGTCTACTTCCTCATCCCGATCGGCAACCTCGGCTTCATCCTCTATCTCGACACCGTCACCGCGCGCTTCGGTCGCGGCGAGCGGATCGAGTCGCTGCCGGCCGTGGCGACCGGGCTCCACGACATCAGGCGGGCGACCGGTGATGGATCGAGCACTCGGGGACCGACCGCTGGTGAACTGGGGGCTGGTGGAGCCGGCACCGGTACGTCCACCGCCGCTGGTGGTCGAGACGCGAGAACGGACGGTGGCTACGCCGGCGACGCGGACCGCCAGCGCGCGAACCTCGAACGCCTCGCCGTCCATCGCCGGATCGAATGGCTCCGCGATCGGATCGGCGCGCCCGGGCGGACCGTCGTCCAGCGACCGATCACGCTGCTCTACGTCACGGTCCCTATCGCCGTCTTCGGGACCCTGTTCCGCCTGGCGACCGCCGGGCAGTTGACGGTCGACGTGGTGGACGACATGTTCATCCAGGCGACGCTGTTCGTCGTCGCGACGTTCGCGATGGTGTTCGAGATCCACCGCCGCCGGATCGAGACGATCGAGGCCGCCGTGCCGGACTTCCTCGATCGGCTCGCGAGCGTCAACGAAGCCGGACTCTCGATGATCGACTCGATCGGGCGGGTTCGGGCGAGCGACCTCGGCGCGCTCGGCCCGGAGGTCGATCGCATCTGGGCGGACATCCAGTGGGGCTCGGACATCGAACGAGCGCTCAAACGGTTCGAACGACGGGTCCGTACGCGGACGATCTCCCGGGTCGTCGCGTTGATCACGAACGCGATGAACGCCAGCGGCGACGTCTCCCGCGTCCTGCGCATCGCCGCAGCACAGGCGAAAGCCGACCGCCGACTCAAGCGCCAGCGCAAACAGGAGATGCTCGCCTACGTCGTGGTCGTCTACGTCTCCTTCGGAGTGTTCCTCGTCATCATCGCCGCCCTCGACGCGGTTCTCATTCCGAACCTCCCCGAACAGGCGATCACGCCCGGCGGCGGGAATCCGAATCAGCCATCGGTGACGCCGGGAATGGGACAGCTCGAGGGACTGGGAACGATCGACGCCGAAGCCTACACGCTGTTGTTCTTCCACACTGCGCTCTTGCAAGCGCTGCTGTCGGGGATCGTCGCCGGCCAGATGAGTTCGGGGGACATCCGCGACGGCGCCAAGCACGCTGCCATCCTGATGTCCGTGGCCTACATGGCGTTCCTCGTGATCTGA
- a CDS encoding ATPase, T2SS/T4P/T4SS family: MAGTPDHPESAPDEARAEQRDAASDRGAQRGAAADHGGSDTTVTTAEEPPQSNDTSSLTGEFEASFAYVRRQLLRAGQLLQGSTIPTDEYSPSEHGPLVSFDGLDGYEEVDRYWVNAPFAFVSINYDDAANEYRYEIVEPELTDDEFALLETAIEDVRDPLIYRTDIDVDDAETVLRDELREQLEQYGADLSVGSFHKLLYYVYRAFRGYGKIDPILHDPHIEDISCDGYDLPIFVYHDDYTDVESSVSFAKEELDNFVVRLAQQSGRHISIGDPMVQTTLPDGSRVEMALGEEVTPRGSAFTIRKYAEDPFTPIDLLNYGTFNVEQMAYLWLAIEHNKSLIFAGGTASGKTTSMNAISMFIPPRSKVLTIEDTRELTLYHDNWLSNVTRERLHEGTDIEMYDLLRSALRHRPEYIIVGEVRGDEAITLFQAMNTGHTTYSTMHADSVQTVINRLENEPINVPRSMVQSLDVLCVQTLTRFEDERVRRNKTVAEIEGIDQRTGELDYSTAYRWDADDDSFSGSGSAVMGEIREERGWTQSEYLSERRDRQQFLEYLRDNDVTDYRQFTALVNEYYADKDAVMERVSGTGDHPVPDA; encoded by the coding sequence ATGGCCGGGACACCCGATCACCCCGAGTCCGCACCGGACGAGGCGCGCGCCGAGCAGCGCGACGCCGCCAGCGATCGCGGCGCGCAACGCGGCGCCGCTGCGGATCACGGCGGCTCCGATACCACGGTCACGACAGCAGAAGAGCCTCCCCAGTCGAACGACACCAGTTCGCTCACTGGCGAGTTCGAGGCGAGTTTCGCGTACGTCCGCCGGCAACTCCTCCGGGCCGGCCAGCTCCTCCAGGGGTCGACCATCCCGACCGACGAGTACAGCCCGAGCGAGCACGGACCGCTGGTCAGCTTCGACGGGCTCGACGGCTACGAGGAGGTCGACCGATACTGGGTGAACGCGCCGTTCGCGTTCGTCTCGATCAACTACGACGACGCTGCCAACGAGTATCGCTACGAGATCGTGGAGCCCGAACTCACCGACGACGAGTTCGCACTGCTCGAAACGGCGATCGAGGACGTCCGCGACCCGCTGATCTACCGGACAGACATCGACGTCGACGACGCCGAGACCGTCCTCCGCGACGAACTCCGCGAACAGCTCGAGCAGTACGGCGCCGACCTCTCCGTCGGCTCCTTCCACAAGCTGCTGTACTACGTCTACCGGGCATTCCGTGGCTACGGAAAGATCGACCCGATCCTCCACGACCCCCACATCGAGGACATCTCCTGTGACGGCTACGACCTCCCGATCTTCGTCTACCACGACGACTACACCGACGTCGAGTCGAGCGTGAGCTTCGCAAAGGAAGAACTCGACAACTTCGTCGTGCGGCTCGCACAGCAGTCCGGGCGCCACATCTCCATCGGCGATCCGATGGTCCAGACGACGCTACCCGACGGGTCCCGCGTCGAGATGGCGCTCGGCGAGGAGGTCACGCCCCGCGGGTCCGCGTTCACGATCCGGAAGTACGCCGAGGACCCCTTCACCCCGATCGACCTGCTGAACTACGGCACGTTCAACGTCGAGCAGATGGCCTACCTCTGGCTCGCGATCGAGCACAACAAGTCGCTGATCTTCGCGGGGGGGACGGCGTCGGGGAAGACGACCTCGATGAACGCGATCTCGATGTTCATCCCGCCGCGATCGAAGGTGCTGACCATCGAGGACACCCGCGAACTGACCCTCTACCACGACAACTGGCTCTCGAACGTCACTCGCGAGCGCCTCCACGAGGGCACCGACATCGAGATGTACGACCTCCTGCGCTCCGCGCTCCGTCACCGACCGGAGTACATCATCGTCGGCGAGGTTCGCGGCGACGAGGCGATCACCCTCTTCCAGGCGATGAACACCGGGCACACGACCTACTCGACGATGCACGCCGACAGCGTGCAGACGGTGATCAATCGCCTCGAGAACGAGCCGATCAACGTCCCGCGATCGATGGTCCAGTCGCTGGACGTCCTCTGCGTCCAGACCCTGACCCGATTCGAGGACGAACGGGTCCGCCGAAACAAGACCGTCGCCGAGATCGAGGGGATCGACCAGCGCACCGGCGAACTCGACTACTCGACGGCGTACCGCTGGGACGCCGACGACGACAGCTTCTCCGGCAGCGGCTCGGCGGTCATGGGCGAGATTCGCGAGGAGCGGGGGTGGACCCAGAGCGAGTACCTCAGCGAGCGACGGGATCGCCAGCAGTTCCTCGAGTACCTCCGCGACAACGACGTCACCGACTACCGCCAGTTCACGGCGCTGGTCAACGAGTACTACGCCGACAAAGACGCCGTGATGGAGCGAGTGTCAGGGACCGGCGACCACCCGGTTCCCGACGCGTAG
- a CDS encoding DUF5793 family protein translates to MRRDYFSLEVEDVDWIEDDGDPAKPCVTIDFEGPAAALEERFADGDEGLLDAEQTDVAFRLQDDLDAEDAAGVVSVTNRITGDFVLELNEDADDVLAFIRAARRYGELDADEDGGYDVRVLIDGEPFLEYEKRTFLVYNDAGNLLRNHSLIPSGVEL, encoded by the coding sequence ATGCGACGCGACTACTTCAGCCTGGAAGTCGAGGACGTCGATTGGATCGAGGACGACGGTGATCCCGCGAAGCCGTGCGTCACCATCGACTTCGAGGGACCCGCTGCTGCACTCGAGGAGCGCTTCGCCGACGGGGACGAGGGACTGCTCGACGCCGAACAGACCGATGTGGCCTTCCGTCTACAGGACGACCTCGACGCCGAAGATGCGGCAGGCGTCGTCAGCGTCACCAACCGCATCACGGGCGACTTCGTCCTCGAACTGAACGAGGACGCCGACGACGTGCTCGCGTTTATCCGGGCTGCGCGTCGCTACGGCGAACTGGACGCCGACGAGGACGGTGGGTACGACGTGCGGGTGCTCATCGACGGTGAGCCCTTCCTCGAGTACGAGAAGCGAACGTTCCTGGTCTACAACGACGCCGGAAACCTCCTCCGCAATCACAGCCTGATTCCGTCTGGCGTCGAACTGTAA
- a CDS encoding phosphoglucosamine mutase yields MTLFGTAGIRGDVREAVDPELALAVGRAAARHAVTTDDSGSSPSFALGIDGRETSEGLAAAAAAGLASGGAEVEQIGRVPTPTLAFASRGRRGVMITASHNPPTDNGIKLFHDGVEYDGEAESRVEELVAADPAPGNWDEWGSIRDGSVLDAYRGAVVDYLTERFPEAIQALAGQRVAVDCGNGVAGLATPQILGALGATPVALNANVDGSFPARESKPTPESLTGLRRLVAADEQIAIGIGHDGDGDRLAVVDPDGDVVHEDTVLAVIAERYVRDSAAGDPVVVTTPNASGRIDERVAAAGGRTERIALGLLHEGIARERAAGGDDTAVVFAAEPWKHVHPAFGGWIDAIVSAALIAALAAEAGGIERLTADVVERPYRKENVPCPDAAKTAAMRRVEAALPERFESTAVDTEYGIRVELAGGGWVLVRPSGTEPYLRIYAEADAVDEVVTTARGVVEGAVEAA; encoded by the coding sequence ATGACGCTGTTCGGCACCGCGGGGATCCGTGGTGACGTGCGAGAGGCGGTCGATCCGGAACTCGCGCTGGCTGTCGGCAGGGCCGCGGCCCGCCACGCAGTGACGACGGACGATTCGGGGAGCTCGCCGTCGTTCGCACTGGGGATCGACGGTCGCGAGACGAGCGAGGGACTCGCCGCGGCCGCCGCTGCCGGGCTCGCGAGTGGCGGTGCCGAGGTCGAGCAGATCGGACGGGTCCCGACGCCGACGCTCGCCTTCGCTTCTCGCGGCCGTCGCGGCGTGATGATCACCGCGAGCCACAATCCACCGACGGACAACGGCATCAAGCTCTTTCACGACGGCGTGGAGTACGACGGTGAGGCCGAATCGAGGGTCGAAGAGCTCGTCGCAGCCGATCCAGCCCCCGGTAACTGGGACGAGTGGGGATCGATCCGGGACGGATCAGTGCTCGACGCGTATCGCGGTGCCGTCGTAGACTACCTCACCGAGCGGTTCCCGGAGGCGATCCAGGCGCTCGCTGGCCAGCGCGTCGCGGTCGACTGTGGCAACGGCGTCGCCGGACTCGCGACGCCCCAGATTCTCGGCGCGCTCGGCGCGACCCCCGTCGCCCTCAACGCGAACGTCGACGGCTCCTTCCCCGCCCGTGAGAGCAAGCCGACCCCGGAGTCACTCACCGGCCTCCGGCGGCTCGTCGCTGCAGACGAGCAGATAGCGATCGGGATCGGACACGACGGTGACGGCGACCGCCTCGCGGTCGTCGACCCCGACGGTGACGTCGTCCACGAGGATACAGTTCTCGCCGTCATCGCCGAGCGCTACGTTCGAGACTCCGCTGCCGGCGATCCAGTCGTCGTCACGACGCCGAACGCCTCCGGTCGGATCGACGAGCGCGTCGCGGCTGCCGGCGGGCGAACCGAGCGCATCGCCCTCGGGCTTCTCCACGAGGGAATCGCCCGCGAACGAGCCGCAGGCGGAGACGACACGGCCGTCGTCTTCGCCGCCGAACCGTGGAAGCACGTCCATCCGGCGTTCGGTGGCTGGATCGACGCAATCGTCTCTGCGGCCTTGATCGCCGCCCTCGCCGCCGAAGCGGGTGGCATCGAGCGCCTCACTGCCGACGTCGTCGAGCGACCGTACCGCAAGGAGAACGTGCCGTGTCCCGACGCTGCGAAAACGGCGGCGATGCGCCGCGTCGAGGCGGCGCTGCCCGAGCGGTTCGAGTCGACGGCGGTCGACACGGAATACGGTATCCGGGTGGAACTCGCTGGCGGAGGCTGGGTTCTCGTCCGGCCCAGCGGCACCGAGCCGTATCTGCGAATCTACGCAGAAGCCGACGCCGTGGACGAGGTGGTCACCACTGCCCGAGGGGTCGTGGAAGGGGCGGTCGAAGCGGCGTGA
- a CDS encoding pyridoxal phosphate-dependent aminotransferase yields the protein MDYSDRVQRVEPSATVAVSNLASQLEADGVDVVDLSVGEPDFPTPEPIVDAGKTAMDEGHTGYTPSNGIPALREAIAAKLADDGLDYDPSEIVVTPGGKQSLYEIFQTILDDGEEVVLLDPAWVSYEAMAKLAGAEPTRVDLSQYDFQLEPGLDDLAEAVSDETELLVINSPSNPTGAVFSDAALEGVRDLAVEHDITVVSDEIYKEITYGTDATSLGTLDGMGDRTITVNGFSKAYSMTGWRLGYYAASEELVEQSGKLHSHSVTCATNFVQHAGVTALEEVEEEIVEMTDAFEERRDFLVEAFAERGVEVPEPEGAFYMMLPVDEDDQAWCENALEDAHVAMVPGSAFGTPGYARISYAASLDRLEEAVERLDDAGYL from the coding sequence ATGGACTATTCGGATCGCGTGCAGCGGGTCGAACCGAGCGCGACGGTCGCCGTCTCGAACCTCGCCTCCCAGCTCGAGGCCGACGGCGTCGACGTCGTGGACCTCAGCGTCGGCGAGCCGGACTTCCCGACGCCCGAGCCGATCGTCGATGCCGGAAAGACCGCCATGGACGAGGGCCACACCGGCTATACGCCCTCGAACGGCATCCCGGCGCTCCGCGAGGCGATCGCGGCGAAGCTCGCCGACGACGGCCTCGACTACGACCCCAGCGAGATCGTCGTAACGCCCGGCGGCAAGCAGTCCCTCTACGAGATTTTCCAGACGATCCTCGACGACGGGGAGGAGGTCGTCCTGCTTGACCCAGCGTGGGTCTCCTACGAGGCGATGGCGAAGCTCGCCGGCGCCGAGCCCACCCGCGTCGACCTCTCCCAGTACGACTTCCAGCTCGAACCCGGCCTCGACGACCTCGCCGAAGCAGTCTCCGACGAGACGGAGCTCCTGGTGATCAACTCCCCCTCGAATCCGACCGGCGCGGTCTTCTCCGACGCCGCCCTCGAGGGCGTCCGCGACCTCGCGGTCGAACACGATATTACGGTCGTCTCCGACGAGATCTACAAGGAGATCACCTACGGCACGGACGCCACTTCCCTCGGAACGCTCGACGGGATGGGCGACCGGACGATCACCGTCAACGGCTTCTCGAAGGCCTACTCCATGACCGGCTGGCGTCTCGGCTACTACGCCGCATCCGAGGAACTCGTCGAGCAGTCCGGGAAGCTCCACAGCCACTCCGTCACCTGCGCGACGAACTTCGTGCAGCACGCAGGCGTCACCGCGCTGGAGGAGGTCGAGGAGGAGATCGTCGAGATGACCGATGCGTTCGAGGAGCGCCGCGACTTCCTCGTCGAGGCCTTCGCCGAGCGCGGCGTCGAGGTGCCCGAACCCGAGGGCGCATTCTACATGATGCTGCCCGTCGACGAGGACGACCAGGCCTGGTGTGAGAACGCCCTCGAGGACGCCCACGTCGCCATGGTTCCCGGGAGCGCGTTCGGCACGCCCGGCTACGCACGAATCTCGTACGCGGCGAGCCTCGACCGGCTGGAGGAGGCCGTCGAGCGCCTGGACGACGCGGGCTATCTGTAG
- the gdhB gene encoding glutamate dehydrogenase GdhB — translation MSSDQSAVPADSTADDADTASESARATARKQLERAAAELDLDRNVVERLRHPAKVHEVTLPVERDDGSVDVFTGYRAQHDSVRGPYKGGLRYSPHVTKEECVGLSMWMTWKCALMDLPFGGAKGGIQVNPKALSDDEKERLTRRFAHELRTAIGPMQDIPAPDMGTDAQTMAWIMDAYSMENGETEPGVVTGKPKVIGGSPGRSAAPGRSVAIITREALRYYDTPLEGARIAVQGYGSVGGHAARLLDDWGATIVAISDVEGAIHDPTGLSVDEIPLHDEQPGAVTAHEGSSVSHLTNDDLLELDVDVLIPAAIGNVLTETNANAVQADLIVEGANGPTTSAADAIFRERGLPVIPDILANAGGVTVSYFEWLQDINRRSWSLERVNEELETEMVGTWNRVREEVAERDVSWRTGAYVVALSRVAEAHSHRGLWP, via the coding sequence ATGTCTTCTGATCAGTCCGCAGTTCCGGCAGACTCGACAGCCGACGACGCAGATACGGCTTCCGAATCAGCCCGCGCAACGGCACGCAAACAGCTCGAACGTGCAGCGGCGGAACTGGACCTCGACAGGAACGTCGTCGAGCGACTTCGCCATCCCGCGAAAGTCCACGAGGTGACGCTGCCCGTGGAGCGAGACGACGGCTCCGTCGACGTGTTCACTGGCTACCGCGCCCAGCACGACAGCGTTCGCGGCCCGTACAAGGGCGGACTCCGGTACAGTCCACACGTCACGAAAGAGGAGTGCGTCGGGCTCTCGATGTGGATGACCTGGAAGTGCGCGCTAATGGACCTCCCCTTTGGCGGTGCGAAGGGCGGGATTCAGGTGAACCCCAAGGCGCTCAGCGACGACGAGAAGGAGCGCCTCACCCGTCGCTTCGCACACGAACTGCGGACCGCCATCGGCCCGATGCAGGACATCCCGGCACCCGACATGGGCACCGACGCCCAGACGATGGCCTGGATCATGGACGCCTACAGCATGGAGAACGGCGAGACCGAACCGGGCGTCGTGACGGGCAAGCCGAAAGTCATCGGTGGGAGTCCCGGTCGCAGTGCGGCACCCGGTCGGAGCGTCGCGATCATCACGCGGGAGGCGCTCAGGTACTACGATACGCCGCTCGAGGGTGCTAGGATCGCCGTCCAGGGCTACGGCAGCGTCGGCGGCCACGCCGCCCGGTTGCTCGACGACTGGGGCGCCACGATCGTCGCGATCAGCGACGTCGAAGGAGCGATCCACGATCCCACCGGACTGTCAGTCGACGAGATTCCACTCCACGACGAACAGCCAGGAGCCGTCACGGCCCACGAGGGGTCGTCCGTCTCCCACCTGACGAACGACGACCTCCTGGAACTGGACGTCGACGTCCTGATCCCGGCAGCGATCGGTAACGTGCTGACCGAGACGAACGCGAACGCCGTCCAGGCCGACCTGATCGTCGAGGGCGCGAACGGGCCGACGACCAGCGCCGCGGACGCGATCTTCCGCGAGCGCGGACTCCCGGTGATCCCCGACATTCTCGCGAACGCCGGCGGCGTCACGGTCAGCTACTTCGAGTGGCTCCAGGACATCAACCGCCGGAGCTGGTCGCTCGAGCGCGTCAACGAGGAACTCGAGACGGAGATGGTGGGGACGTGGAATCGCGTCCGCGAGGAAGTCGCCGAGCGAGACGTGAGCTGGCGGACCGGTGCCTACGTCGTCGCTCTCTCGCGGGTGGCAGAGGCCCACAGTCACCGCGGGCTCTGGCCCTGA
- a CDS encoding rubrerythrin-like domain-containing protein — MIHDVPDDEAEESTYECLQCGAIVTSETHPGECEECGGDFHNRAMSLE; from the coding sequence ATGATCCACGACGTCCCCGACGACGAGGCGGAAGAATCGACCTACGAGTGTCTGCAATGTGGCGCAATCGTCACGAGCGAGACACACCCCGGGGAGTGCGAGGAGTGCGGTGGGGACTTCCACAATCGCGCGATGTCGCTCGAATAA